A portion of the Trueperaceae bacterium genome contains these proteins:
- a CDS encoding site-specific DNA-methyltransferase, producing the protein DRVFGRDSFLNEIVWAYDYGGRPRNRWPAKHDNILWYAVDPERYVFRSADVDRVPYMAPKLVTPEKAARGKVPTDVWWQTIVPTHSRERTGYPTQKPLKLLERIVRVHSDPGDLVLDFFAGSGTTGEAAARLGRRALLVDCNPEAMRVMERRLGPYGARFFGWEPV; encoded by the coding sequence GACCGGGTGTTCGGACGGGACTCGTTCCTCAACGAGATCGTCTGGGCCTACGACTACGGCGGCAGGCCGAGGAACCGCTGGCCGGCGAAGCACGACAACATCCTCTGGTACGCCGTCGACCCGGAGCGCTACGTGTTCCGCTCGGCCGACGTGGACCGCGTGCCCTACATGGCGCCCAAGCTCGTCACGCCGGAGAAGGCCGCGCGCGGCAAGGTGCCCACCGACGTGTGGTGGCAGACGATCGTGCCGACGCACTCGCGCGAGAGGACCGGCTACCCGACCCAGAAGCCGCTGAAGCTCCTCGAGCGCATCGTGCGGGTGCACTCCGACCCCGGCGACCTCGTGCTCGACTTCTTCGCCGGCAGCGGCACTACGGGGGAGGCCGCCGCCCGACTTGGCCGCCGCGCGCTCCTCGTCGACTGCAACCCCGAGGCCATGCGCGTCATGGAGCGGCGCCTCGGGCCGTACGGAGCGCGGTTCTTCGGGTGGGAGCCGGTTTGA